A single genomic interval of Deltaproteobacteria bacterium harbors:
- a CDS encoding UbiD family decarboxylase, giving the protein MEMIASSLVYKDLRGYLAAADKLGEVRHVNGADWDLELGAITEVAARANNPKVVLFDEIKGYPKGFRVVTNPVCSTATTALAFGLDPTLAGLDVVRQWKDRLGKQTPITPAEVSSGPITENVDRGDKIDLLKFPTPRWHEEDGGRYIGTGCMVIMEDPDGKWTNVGTYRVCVHDKNTLGIWISPGKHGRLIREKYWAQGKGCPVAISFGQDPVLQKVASWYEPWGVSELEIAGWLFGEPVQYVRGKETGLPIPATSELCVEGFIVPPAEDSRAEGPFGEWTGYYASGTRNEPVVKVKNVFYRNDPIIFGMPPGISGKSVPLSAANVWLALEKAGVTDVQGVWEYQTRYITAISIKQKYGGHAKRAAMAMLGSTYGYHRRFVIIVDDDVDPSNIDDVLWALATRCDPATAINTITEAWSTPLDPRITPDARAARNFTNSVAIINACQPYHWKDQYAKTCYFPEETRRAAAAKWKDVLKLD; this is encoded by the coding sequence ATGGAAATGATTGCGTCGTCGTTAGTCTACAAAGATCTGCGCGGCTATCTCGCTGCGGCCGACAAGCTCGGTGAAGTACGTCACGTCAACGGCGCGGATTGGGATTTGGAGCTGGGCGCGATCACGGAAGTGGCGGCGCGGGCCAATAACCCTAAGGTCGTTTTGTTCGACGAGATCAAGGGGTATCCGAAGGGCTTTCGTGTTGTCACTAATCCGGTTTGCTCGACGGCGACGACGGCGCTGGCGTTTGGACTTGATCCGACGCTCGCTGGTTTGGACGTCGTTCGGCAGTGGAAAGATCGGCTCGGCAAGCAGACGCCGATCACACCGGCCGAAGTCTCCAGCGGGCCCATCACCGAGAATGTCGACCGCGGCGACAAGATCGATCTGCTCAAGTTCCCGACGCCGCGTTGGCATGAAGAAGACGGCGGGCGCTACATCGGCACCGGCTGTATGGTGATCATGGAAGACCCCGATGGCAAGTGGACGAACGTCGGCACTTACCGTGTGTGCGTGCATGATAAAAATACGTTGGGTATTTGGATTTCGCCGGGCAAGCATGGCCGGTTGATCCGCGAGAAGTATTGGGCGCAGGGCAAAGGCTGTCCGGTGGCGATCAGCTTCGGCCAGGATCCGGTGCTGCAGAAAGTGGCGAGTTGGTACGAGCCCTGGGGTGTGTCGGAGCTAGAAATCGCCGGCTGGCTGTTTGGCGAGCCGGTGCAATATGTGCGCGGCAAGGAAACCGGACTGCCGATCCCCGCGACTTCGGAACTATGCGTCGAGGGCTTCATCGTGCCGCCGGCGGAGGATAGCCGCGCCGAAGGACCGTTTGGCGAGTGGACTGGCTATTATGCCTCGGGCACGCGCAATGAACCGGTGGTCAAAGTGAAGAACGTTTTCTACCGCAACGATCCGATCATCTTCGGCATGCCGCCGGGTATCTCCGGCAAGTCAGTGCCACTGAGCGCGGCCAATGTTTGGCTCGCTTTAGAGAAAGCCGGCGTGACCGATGTGCAGGGCGTGTGGGAATATCAGACGCGCTACATCACCGCGATCTCGATCAAGCAGAAATACGGCGGTCACGCCAAGCGAGCCGCGATGGCGATGCTGGGCTCAACCTACGGCTACCATCGCCGCTTTGTCATCATCGTCGACGACGACGTCGATCCATCGAACATCGATGACGTCCTGTGGGCGCTGGCGACCCGCTGCGATCCGGCCACGGCGATCAACACGATCACCGAAGCCTGGAGCACGCCGCTCGATCCGCGCATCACGCCCGACGCGCGCGCGGCGCGGAATTTTACGAACTCCGTCGCGATCATTAACGCCTGCCAGCCGTATCATTGGAAAGATCAGTACGCGAAGACCTGTTACTTTCCGGAAGAGACGCGGCGAGCGGCGGCGGCGAAGTGGAAAGACGTGCTGAAGTTAGATTGA
- a CDS encoding extracellular solute-binding protein, giving the protein MPSPSKQMTLVFSLLLVVVVTCSNVALADWQTDWEQAKQAAAKEGEVVLYGPHLPFFGKIWEQFQKAYPGIKITSEPGRGSDHLKRVLAERRAGIYKVDLVMGGGNVLHGFPANALDPIPPVLLLPEVTRESAWFGKKLRLTDKEQKTILSFSESAKTSTIAYNTKSVNPKEIQAWKDLLNPKWKGKIAGFDPRVSGGGDPFRFFQATPEFGPEFVSRLVRETEIVFTRDLHQGLDWLASGKYELYLGSALFTLEAKEKGLPVDILPQSMKDGETMGLGGVCCVALINRAPHPKATKVFLNWLLSREGQTLWQRLSKTNSLRIDIPKTDVHPAFVPKDGVKYFMATSYQYQDPELGKALDRVVDDALAARK; this is encoded by the coding sequence ATGCCGTCGCCTTCAAAACAAATGACCCTGGTTTTTTCTCTACTGCTCGTCGTAGTTGTCACTTGTAGTAACGTTGCACTCGCTGACTGGCAGACCGACTGGGAGCAAGCCAAACAGGCTGCGGCCAAAGAAGGCGAAGTGGTTTTGTATGGACCCCACCTGCCTTTTTTCGGCAAGATTTGGGAGCAGTTTCAGAAAGCTTATCCGGGAATCAAGATTACCTCGGAGCCAGGGCGCGGCTCGGACCATTTGAAGCGTGTGTTGGCCGAAAGGCGCGCTGGCATCTACAAAGTCGATTTGGTGATGGGCGGTGGCAATGTCCTTCATGGTTTTCCAGCCAACGCGCTCGATCCGATTCCCCCTGTTCTGCTGCTGCCGGAAGTGACGCGCGAGTCGGCGTGGTTTGGCAAGAAGCTGCGGTTGACCGACAAGGAGCAAAAGACGATTCTGAGTTTTTCCGAATCGGCTAAGACCAGCACCATCGCCTACAACACGAAATCGGTAAACCCCAAAGAGATTCAAGCCTGGAAAGATCTGCTCAATCCTAAATGGAAAGGGAAAATCGCTGGCTTCGATCCGCGCGTCAGTGGCGGCGGTGATCCGTTTCGCTTCTTTCAAGCTACGCCGGAATTTGGTCCAGAGTTTGTTTCGCGGCTGGTGCGCGAGACCGAGATCGTTTTTACCCGCGACCTGCACCAAGGGCTCGACTGGCTGGCTTCGGGCAAGTATGAGCTTTATCTCGGCAGCGCGCTGTTTACGCTCGAAGCAAAAGAAAAAGGCTTGCCGGTGGATATCCTCCCGCAGTCGATGAAGGACGGCGAGACCATGGGGCTTGGCGGTGTTTGCTGCGTGGCTCTGATCAACAGGGCGCCGCATCCGAAGGCGACTAAAGTCTTTCTCAACTGGCTCTTGTCCAGGGAAGGACAGACGCTCTGGCAGCGCCTTTCCAAGACGAATTCGCTGCGCATCGATATTCCCAAGACAGACGTCCATCCGGCTTTCGTGCCCAAGGACGGCGTGAAATATTTCATGGCGACCTCGTATCAGTATCAGGACCCGGAGCTCGGCAAAGCGTTGGATAGGGTCGTCGACGACGCGTTGGCGGCGAGGAAGTGA
- a CDS encoding NAD(P)-dependent oxidoreductase: MKTVGLVGLGNAGGPMAKRLLQAGCTLKVFDLSTERMAEAVQAGAVKANSAADAVSEVTIVLLPSANEVRAAIYGGRGVLAVMKPGNILIDISGTDPDCARELDEKVTAQGGYFVGGTVHAAGAPVITIPQGNISLVIGGKKPALDGSLELLGHLAKKIICVPEPWMPKSMKLAIIMFAAIEEAATAEILGWLLGQKIDPRMFREVIGTTGSNSAQRVEEFFRRNERTGGTLSNIRKDLRQALSVAREQEVPLFMTSLADQLAEMAVKHTGDRVRPSAAFAALYETLAHVDMSQSVAEHGNKAIESSPNKVIYVGSFQE, translated from the coding sequence GTGAAGACTGTCGGACTTGTTGGCCTCGGCAACGCCGGCGGGCCGATGGCCAAGCGGCTCCTGCAGGCGGGCTGCACGCTCAAAGTTTTTGATTTGAGCACTGAACGAATGGCGGAAGCCGTGCAGGCCGGCGCGGTCAAGGCAAACTCGGCCGCGGATGCGGTGAGCGAGGTCACCATCGTCCTGCTCCCTTCTGCAAACGAGGTGCGCGCTGCGATTTACGGTGGGCGCGGCGTGCTCGCGGTTATGAAGCCGGGAAATATTCTCATCGATATCAGCGGTACGGACCCGGATTGTGCCCGGGAGTTGGATGAGAAAGTCACGGCGCAGGGCGGCTACTTTGTTGGCGGCACGGTCCATGCGGCGGGCGCGCCGGTGATCACGATTCCGCAGGGAAATATTTCTCTGGTCATCGGCGGCAAGAAGCCGGCGTTGGATGGCAGTCTCGAATTGCTCGGCCATCTGGCCAAGAAAATCATCTGCGTGCCCGAACCCTGGATGCCCAAGTCGATGAAGCTGGCGATCATCATGTTTGCGGCGATCGAGGAGGCGGCCACCGCGGAAATCCTCGGGTGGCTGCTCGGTCAAAAAATCGATCCGCGTATGTTCCGGGAAGTGATCGGCACGACCGGATCGAACTCAGCGCAGCGGGTCGAAGAGTTCTTTCGGCGCAACGAAAGAACCGGCGGCACGCTCAGCAACATCCGCAAAGACTTGCGCCAGGCGTTATCCGTCGCGCGCGAACAAGAAGTGCCGTTATTCATGACCTCGCTAGCGGATCAACTAGCTGAGATGGCGGTGAAGCACACCGGCGATCGGGTTCGTCCATCGGCGGCTTTCGCGGCGCTCTACGAGACCCTTGCCCATGTCGATATGAGTCAGAGCGTTGCTGAGCACGGGAATAAGGCCATTGAAAGCTCGCCTAACAAAGTGATCTATGTCGGAAGCTTTCAGGAGTAG
- a CDS encoding amidohydrolase produces MSTIIDADAHVAIPENLFAERFPASLQNRRPKRLVVDGDKFFWLVEGRMVPKPSGRGPGTPRGFTPRGAPKDHYLDNVPGRLEDMDQENIRVAVLYPDLVLVDPDIQDRELASAMARAFNDYAAEQCKSAASRLKRVAVIALQDGRTAAEELERAMTQLDCCGAVIAPFFGDRMLSHSDFEPFFRRANDLNAAIAVHGVTGVYSMPWQDLFYNTFAAHMVAMPVAYMVALTALFDGDMFDKYPKLRFAFLESGCGWAPYWVHRLDEHLKNRKPGHTPASELVRDGRIFFGCEPGEYHIPHVIAELGDGCLLYSSDYPHGDSKWPETVRMIRDVPGVSASAQGKILGENAARFYGFAT; encoded by the coding sequence ATGAGTACGATTATCGATGCCGATGCCCATGTAGCGATCCCGGAGAATTTGTTTGCCGAGCGCTTCCCGGCATCGCTGCAGAATCGCCGGCCCAAACGGTTGGTTGTCGATGGCGATAAGTTTTTCTGGTTGGTGGAAGGACGCATGGTGCCCAAGCCTTCCGGCCGTGGACCGGGGACGCCGCGGGGGTTTACACCGCGCGGCGCGCCCAAGGATCACTATCTCGACAACGTGCCGGGACGGCTCGAAGACATGGACCAAGAAAACATCCGGGTCGCAGTGCTCTATCCTGATCTCGTCTTGGTCGATCCCGACATTCAAGACCGCGAGCTTGCCAGCGCTATGGCGCGGGCGTTTAACGACTACGCCGCCGAGCAATGCAAGAGCGCCGCGTCGCGCCTAAAGCGCGTAGCGGTGATCGCGCTGCAAGACGGAAGAACTGCGGCGGAGGAATTGGAGCGCGCCATGACCCAGCTCGATTGTTGTGGCGCCGTCATCGCGCCGTTCTTCGGTGACCGCATGCTTAGCCATTCTGACTTCGAGCCCTTCTTCCGGCGCGCCAATGACCTGAACGCCGCCATCGCGGTCCACGGCGTCACCGGTGTTTATTCCATGCCTTGGCAGGATTTGTTCTACAACACCTTTGCTGCCCATATGGTCGCTATGCCGGTGGCCTACATGGTCGCGCTCACCGCGCTATTCGACGGCGATATGTTCGACAAATATCCCAAGCTGCGTTTCGCTTTTCTCGAATCGGGCTGCGGCTGGGCACCGTATTGGGTGCATCGGCTTGACGAGCATCTGAAAAATCGCAAGCCAGGTCACACTCCGGCTTCGGAGCTGGTGCGTGATGGACGAATCTTCTTTGGCTGCGAGCCGGGCGAATATCATATTCCGCACGTGATCGCCGAATTGGGCGACGGCTGCTTGCTCTACAGCTCGGACTATCCGCATGGCGATAGCAAATGGCCGGAGACCGTGCGCATGATTCGCGACGTGCCGGGGGTGAGCGCGAGCGCGCAGGGGAAGATCCTGGGGGAGAATGCGGCCCGCTTTTATGGCTTCGCGACTTGA